One region of Bdellovibrionota bacterium genomic DNA includes:
- a CDS encoding ATP-binding protein, producing the protein MGAPGSFKSPLSHLAKGITDSAFVLDLQRNILEFNRGFLKIHSVDAREMRTLPGSFCRTFVNMEICENDCILKKCLESGTPVRFDEVRGKTRAGELLNLIVTAVPIRDEKGDVVAVLEMHRDVTDEAQIHSKYKVLLDKEKRAKEELERLVEIRTNELKHTQAQLVHSEKMSALGQMVAGIAHELNNPINFISGNLDSMEEYSGQLRNSVEAIRKIVSDSPPLKQRFEETLKKHDIDFLLEDMAKLIRSIRTGSDRAADLVQGLKTFSRLDEAEFKETDLHGDLDMALTLLRHEFKDRVEIHRDYGAIPKIRCMANQLNQVFINILHNAIQAIEKNGDIWIRTSVEGENVRIEIEDNGIGIPPENLKKIFDPFFTTKDVGKGTGLGLSISYGIVERHGGVIEVGSTLKKGTTFRVILPIAPPHSPEASF; encoded by the coding sequence GTGGGAGCTCCCGGCTCTTTCAAGTCCCCGTTGAGTCACCTGGCCAAGGGGATCACCGATTCCGCCTTTGTCCTTGACCTTCAACGAAATATCCTCGAATTCAATCGCGGATTCCTGAAAATTCACTCCGTGGACGCGAGAGAAATGAGGACGCTTCCGGGAAGTTTTTGCCGGACTTTTGTGAACATGGAAATCTGTGAAAACGACTGCATACTGAAGAAGTGCCTTGAATCGGGCACCCCGGTGCGTTTCGATGAAGTCCGAGGCAAAACGCGCGCCGGGGAGCTGTTGAACCTGATTGTGACGGCGGTCCCCATTCGAGATGAAAAAGGCGACGTCGTGGCGGTGCTCGAGATGCATAGAGATGTAACGGATGAAGCTCAAATCCATTCGAAATATAAGGTCCTGCTGGATAAGGAAAAACGTGCGAAGGAAGAGCTGGAGAGGCTTGTCGAAATCCGCACGAACGAATTGAAGCACACTCAGGCCCAGCTCGTGCACTCCGAGAAAATGTCGGCTCTCGGACAAATGGTGGCGGGTATCGCGCATGAACTGAACAATCCCATCAATTTTATTTCAGGAAACCTGGACTCCATGGAGGAGTATTCGGGCCAACTGAGGAATTCGGTCGAGGCGATCCGCAAAATCGTTAGCGATTCCCCTCCCCTTAAGCAACGTTTCGAAGAAACCCTTAAGAAGCACGATATCGACTTTCTCTTGGAGGATATGGCGAAGCTCATACGAAGCATCCGAACTGGAAGCGACCGCGCCGCGGATCTCGTCCAGGGGCTTAAAACATTCTCGCGATTGGACGAGGCGGAGTTCAAGGAGACCGATCTGCACGGAGATCTGGATATGGCCCTAACGCTGTTGCGCCATGAATTCAAAGATCGGGTGGAGATTCATCGTGATTATGGCGCCATTCCCAAGATTCGGTGCATGGCAAACCAGCTCAACCAAGTGTTCATAAATATCCTGCACAATGCGATTCAGGCGATCGAAAAAAACGGGGACATTTGGATCCGAACGTCCGTGGAGGGCGAAAATGTGCGAATTGAAATTGAAGACAACGGAATCGGAATCCCGCCGGAGAATTTAAAAAAAATCTTCGATCCTTTTTTTACGACGAAAGACGTGGGCAAGGGAACCGGACTCGGGCTCTCCATTTCATACGGGATCGTGGAACGCCATGGCGGCGTCATCGAGGTCGGCTCCACGCTGAAAAAAGGCACGACGTTCCGCGTGATTCTTCCGATTGCACCTCCTCATTCTCCGGAGGCTTCTTTCTGA
- a CDS encoding PilZ domain-containing protein, producing MPPSYSERRRCPRFRLPPLFRLKARIREMGKPETHYFSVENLSMGGLKLVSGKGVCFDVEKDSHLEVMLYSGTVSLRCVSRVIEGVHIEAVPTGEGGRKCVQIALEIIGIDEKGRKTLGDFLEKAAANAALAGRVQKEASGE from the coding sequence ATGCCACCTTCCTATTCTGAACGACGGCGATGTCCACGTTTTCGTCTGCCCCCGCTTTTTCGCTTGAAGGCCCGCATCCGAGAGATGGGGAAACCCGAGACTCATTATTTTTCCGTGGAGAATTTAAGCATGGGGGGACTTAAGCTCGTATCGGGCAAAGGTGTTTGCTTTGATGTCGAGAAAGATTCCCATCTCGAAGTCATGCTCTACAGCGGGACCGTCTCGCTGCGATGTGTGTCACGAGTCATCGAAGGTGTTCATATCGAAGCTGTCCCGACGGGAGAGGGCGGTAGAAAATGCGTGCAAATTGCTTTGGAGATCATCGGGATTGACGAGAAAGGCCGTAAAACATTGGGGGATTTTCTCGAAAAGGCGGCCGCCAACGCCGCCCTGGCGGGCCGGGTTCAGAAAGAAGCCTCCGGAGAATGA
- a CDS encoding OmpA family protein, whose protein sequence is MIQNAKWLWLWMWLGISLGPVSVSPAATNELTFQPVFFELNSSRLSASTLDALKRVAELMKANPDAILELDGSAGQEGENIDAVALSRQRAEAVRDHLLKLGIGAQRLKVEAKGAAALFDSTHPSDRANRRVEFLFVLEKQSSSSTAALEEVEVVYWNTLYHCLYLIGVEQGYFEQEGFKIKLVATNHSYSDQVKHACGLEPFLKEGASVFSGAVCGGSPHEAIAKGVPLVVIGGMLAGGSMLIAKPDLALKLRQDPKNFRGITIGRPRGTVLTSMIVSYFLSKQGIDPKKEVKWKIFNSHEEIVEAIAKGSIDAGDTYAPLHLTAQKKYGLAVVYNTVELFPYHPCCRVITTRPKLEAHREKYVRFMKAVIKSHEFFVKHPAKAIETVAKYTGYPQKEVHDSLTNPNFQLNPDPLKNGFVKFWHMMNETGFIHSNQDVTKYIDTSVYEEALKLLKKEKPTNPYFSYMEKQFREQNL, encoded by the coding sequence ATGATTCAGAACGCGAAATGGCTCTGGTTATGGATGTGGCTTGGAATCAGTCTGGGCCCCGTCTCCGTCTCTCCGGCTGCGACCAATGAGCTCACGTTCCAGCCGGTGTTCTTTGAACTGAATAGTTCCAGACTTTCGGCTTCCACGCTTGACGCACTCAAGCGGGTGGCCGAACTCATGAAGGCCAATCCGGATGCCATTCTCGAACTCGATGGGAGCGCCGGGCAAGAAGGCGAAAATATCGATGCCGTCGCTTTGAGCCGACAACGCGCGGAGGCGGTGCGGGATCATCTCTTGAAACTCGGAATCGGCGCGCAACGCCTGAAGGTGGAAGCCAAGGGAGCCGCCGCTCTGTTCGATTCAACCCATCCATCCGACCGGGCAAATCGACGGGTGGAATTTCTTTTCGTCCTGGAGAAACAATCGTCCTCGAGCACGGCGGCGCTGGAGGAAGTGGAGGTCGTCTATTGGAATACGCTTTATCACTGCCTTTACCTGATTGGGGTCGAGCAGGGTTATTTCGAGCAAGAAGGCTTCAAGATCAAATTAGTCGCCACCAACCACTCGTACAGCGATCAGGTGAAACACGCGTGCGGGTTGGAACCCTTCTTGAAGGAAGGAGCCAGCGTTTTCTCGGGGGCGGTCTGCGGGGGATCGCCGCATGAAGCGATTGCCAAAGGCGTTCCCCTCGTGGTCATCGGGGGCATGCTGGCCGGGGGATCGATGTTAATCGCGAAGCCGGATCTGGCGCTCAAGCTCAGACAGGATCCTAAGAATTTCCGCGGCATCACCATCGGGAGACCCAGAGGCACGGTTCTCACGTCCATGATTGTTTCCTATTTTCTTTCGAAACAGGGAATCGATCCCAAAAAAGAGGTTAAGTGGAAGATTTTCAACAGTCACGAGGAAATCGTGGAAGCGATCGCGAAAGGGAGCATCGACGCCGGAGACACCTACGCGCCGCTTCATCTGACCGCGCAAAAGAAATACGGTCTCGCCGTGGTGTACAATACCGTTGAGCTTTTTCCCTACCACCCCTGTTGCCGAGTCATCACCACCCGGCCGAAATTGGAAGCCCACCGCGAGAAATATGTACGGTTTATGAAGGCCGTGATTAAATCACACGAGTTCTTCGTCAAACACCCGGCGAAAGCGATTGAAACCGTGGCAAAATACACCGGCTATCCCCAGAAGGAAGTCCACGATTCACTGACCAATCCCAACTTCCAACTGAATCCCGACCCTTTGAAAAACGGATTTGTGAAGTTCTGGCATATGATGAACGAAACGGGGTTTATTCATTCGAATCAAGACGTGACAAAATACATCGATACCTCGGTCTACGAAGAGGCGCTAAAGCTTCTGAAAAAAGAAAAACCGACGAACCCCTATTTTTCATACATGGAAAAACAATTCCGGGAGCAAAACCTATGA